The DNA sequence AGCATGGTGGGAATGACTTAGTCGTCGCACTGCGCGACACAGATAGTGTGCTTGCACTCGAGAATATTGGGGAGCGCGACAAGTGCAAAAAAGAGGGCGCACAAGAGGACTCGGGACGTGTGCCTGCCAAGAAGCGCGAAGGGGTCGGCATGCACACCGTGCTGGACTTGGAGAtggtgcgcaaagagccCAACAAAGCTCATCCAATCCTATACTATACGCTCAAAGGCCTGCTTGGAGAATGGGAGGAAGAGCTTGAAAGACGCCCTGGTATGTTCGCGCCTACGCACTGACACTAGAAAAcgagcggcacagcgcacaGGGGCGTCTTGTGAGTGCAACGCACGCACAAACTACACAGTATTTGAAACCATTATTCAAGACACTACGTCACCGCGTGCGTATCGTGCCATGAAGCACTGACACGCAGGATATTGCACCCGACGTACTGATGCGCATTGCAGAGATTGTGCATTATATGCAATTGCGCGAATACCAAAAAGCGAACGACTCGTACTTGCAACTGTCGATTGGAAATGCAGCATGGCCGATCGGTGTCACAGCGGTGGGGTACGTCGCTTAGGTTTGTACTCATATGCAGCATCCACGAGCGGTCGGGGCAGGAGAAGCTGTATACATCCAACGTCGCACACGGTACGTCCCAGTTTTGCTCACATACAGTTTTGAACGATGAAGTGAGCCGCAAGTATATTCAGAGCCTCAAGCGACTCATGACCTTTGCGCAGGCCCATGTACGTACGCGCCATGCACTAACACGACAGTATCCACCCGACGATTTAAGTAAATTAATGGGATAGCCCGGGTATTATTGTACAGTAGCGCTGCTAAGTAAGCTGCATTATGCGATAGTACAGCATGCATTTTTGGCCCCTAGTTGTTCCACCGTTTCGGGGCTGGGACGCACAATAGGGTCGGGTATCGTTTGGCAATAGCTTATCAAGCTGTCGTTTAATCCAATGAGCGTGTACCTACCGCTGACTCGCTTGGGATATTGGCACCGTGTCATTATCTAAAATGGCCTGCATTGCCTCGTTCTCTTTTTGTATCCGTGCCAGCTTTAAAGAAAGCACCTTTTTATGCGTGTCCACGTCCTCCATGGTTGTGCTAAGATTGGCGACGCAGTGACCGGTCCCACGTGACATCTCGATCGGGACACGAGAGGGGTACGTGCAACGGCGAATTGACCGGAACACGCTTCGTTCTCGACATTTCAGCGGCGAGGCTGGCGGCACAGCAAGTCATCTTCTTTCCGCATTGATTTGTCGGTTGTGCGATGAAGGACAGGTGCGAGCTCCTCCGGTTTTTTTGGTAGTGATCAGCGGTTTACTCTCGCCTAAAAGTGCAACGTAGCGGCAGAGAGAAATGGCGAGCGAGTCGCAAAATTcggccgcgcgctgcgacaCGCATGCTAAAACGGCTACAATCAAATCACCATCAATGCAGAAATGGTCGCCGTCGGGATTACTGCAGCAATTTTCTAAGGATCAGCCAGGCCCCCCCTCCGAGGGGCGCCCCAGTAGCAGCTTGTCGCGTTCGTCGCAAGGACCAAGCAGCGGAAGCCTATCGCAAAACTCGGAGCGGTCTGTACAGAATACTAGCGCATCCTTTACCCCGCCAAAGGAACTGCCTGGATTATTTTATGAGGCAGATTCCGAAGACTTGTTTGTGCTTATTGGTGCGTAGtatttgcgctgcagctaACCACAGGCGACATGCTGTCACAACTTATGGCACACAACGACAACATTCCTTTGCACCCGTCTGACTTGACGCGGTTCCACTCCCGTGCAACGCCGGGAATCAGTATTGGGTCATACCTGCGTCGCATGGCAAAATACACAACGTTGGACAAGCCATGCTTGCTGCTTATACTGGTGTACATCGACCGTGTCTGCGAGCGCTTGAGTGGGTTTACTATTTGCAGTCTCACTGTACATCGATTCGTGTGTGCATCGGTGGTTTGTGCGAGCAAAGCTTTGTGCGATTCCTTTAGCACCAATCGTACGTCTGTTGCCTTGGCGTACTGACCATGCAGGACActatgcgcgcgtcggtgGTATCTCCCTTACAGAACTTAACTTGCTCGAGAAAGAGTTTCTTAACGTCATTGACTGGCGCTTGGTGGTACGTAAAAAAAGTATGGGCCCGCGCTAACGTCCAGGCCAGTGCGCCCGTCATGCAACATTACTACGTTTCGCTGGTGCAAATGCATTCGTTGTTTATTTTGGAACCTTCTACAAAGCCAATGCCGGATGCATTCACGGGTACGCCACCGAGTACCAAGAAAAAAACTCTGTAGTTTTGTAATGTAGTCTCATGCCTCGACCCAGGCCACTGCCCACGTGCAATACGGAGCAGGAAATTAATTATACTGATTGACGCGGATGTGTAGCCGGCCGAACGTGTCTAGCGAGCAGCAAAATTCTTACACTGTC is a window from the Malassezia vespertilionis chromosome 7, complete sequence genome containing:
- a CDS encoding uncharacterized protein (BUSCO:EOG0926420U; EggNog:ENOG503NXF3; COG:A); the encoded protein is MDALKAQIAAQKRKAAAQEDGAPKYMRRGEIREHASEPQRDAPEDEETAPRTPQTSQKDDTPVPENGLKRHAGFAVSIQEAVRRLRQKNEPIRLFAESDEDRRLRLRAFELNEGHKVTEHGGNDLVVALRDTDSVLALENIGERDKCKKEGAQEDSGRVPAKKREGVGMHTVLDLEMVRKEPNKAHPILYYTLKGLLGEWEEELERRPENERHSAQGRLVSATHAQTTQYLKPLFKTLRHRDIAPDVLMRIAEIVHYMQLREYQKANDSYLQLSIGNAAWPIGVTAVGIHERSGQEKLYTSNVAHVLNDEVSRKYIQSLKRLMTFAQAHYPPDDLRSDSEDLFVLIGDMLSQLMAHNDNIPLHPSDLTRFHSRATPGIRHYARVGGISLTELNLLEKEFLNVIDWRLVPMPDAFTASSKILTLS